Below is a window of Fervidobacterium pennivorans DSM 9078 DNA.
ATTACTATGGAATATCCGAATAAACGTTCCTTTTTACCAAACTTTGACCTTGCCTTCAAGACACTCAACCTTTTCACATCCATTCGGAAATGTTTAGAATTTTAGGAAAATTTTTTTTAGAACAGAATCCTATTAATTTCTTTTACAGCTTTGTTCAATATATCTTCTGGGTTACCTTTGAGATACATTAAAGGTTCTATCAAATGTGTTGTCATTGCCTGTTGAATGTCGATGGTTTTATCTATCAGTGCAGGTGGAACGGCAAATGGGACGAATGATGCGTAAGCTTTGAAGAACTTGTCATTCATAAATCTAGCAAAAGCGGGATTAGTTGTCAGATCTTCTCTCGCAGGTGGCATTTGCGTTTTTTCAATCCAAAGTACATCATTCTGGACATTTGAGAAGACCCACGATATGAATTCAAATGCTGCTTTCTTGTCTTTGCAAGTTGAGTAAATAACGAGACCTTTTGTATCTGCAAATGTGTAGACAGGTTTATCTTTTGGGTAATTGTCTGGAACTGGAGGAGCAGAGAACCATATATTTGAAACCACTTTTGGGAAAGTTTCTTTAGCCCAATTAACTTCCCAGGGACCTGTTATCTTTGCAAGTATCGTTCCGTTGTAGAAAGGATTTGTGCCTAATTCAACTGCGGTCCACTTATTCTGGAACATTGTATAGATGAACTGCACAATAGCTTTTCCTGCTTCATCGCCAAAATTGACCTTACGTTTTTCCACGTTTATATATGTTTTTCCTCCGGTAGCGGCGTAGTAATATGTGATGAAATCAAACCATCTGTCCCACCAGTTTCTACCAGATATGACCTGCATTGTAAATTTCTTCTTGCCGTCCGCAAATTTCTTGCTAAGCTCATAGATTTCTCCATATGTTCTTGGAGGTTCGTTATAGCCCAAACTTTTTAAAATATCGCCTCGCCACCAAAAAATCATTGGGTTGGAGTAAATAGGGAAGACATAATATTTACCTTTGATTTTCCACTTTTCCATAATGTTCTTCATTTTTCGCGTCTCAATAAGTTTTTGGAAATCCGTTCCGAAGTTGTCAAAAGGATAAATTGCACCAATCTCGGCAAGTTGCGCAGCAAAGCCACTGAAGATATTCTCTGAAAAATCGGGAGCATTTCCTGCTGCAATTGCACTTAAGATAGCTTCTTCAGAGCTTCCAGCAGCCGGGATAGTTTGAACTTCGATTTGAACATCAGGTCGCAGTTTGTTCCATTGTGCTACGACTGTTTTCCAGAACTCTTCTTGAAAAGCGTTTGGGGCTGTCCAGAAGGTTAACTTGACTGCAAAGCTGACTAGCGAGAGCACCGCAATCAGAAACAATACAAATATCCTTTTCATACCTCATCCCTCCCTCGAGTAGTTTAAGCAGTATTTTATAAACTTCTGGCTCCTATATAACGGAACTATTCCTTTTCACATAAGTTGTGTAAATACACTGTTTATATGGATGAATAGATTGCTTACTAAGAATTTCGTTAATCCTTTTTACGGCATTTATACCTAGTTCAACCTTCTGAACGCGCATAGTAGACAAACCTTCCTTTTCGGCAGCTGGTATATCATCAAATCCGACAATACTCACATCGCCTGGAACATCGTAACCCCAGTCCTGTAACTTATGAAGTACTCTAATAGCGATTGGATCATTGGAACATATTATTACTTCGGGCACCCAATCGCGGAGAGCTCTTCTCAAGACGGAATCAATTTCCTCGTGTAGATCATCATACTCAAATGTAATTGGAAGCTTACCGAATTTTGTCATAGC
It encodes the following:
- a CDS encoding extracellular solute-binding protein; its protein translation is MKRIFVLFLIAVLSLVSFAVKLTFWTAPNAFQEEFWKTVVAQWNKLRPDVQIEVQTIPAAGSSEEAILSAIAAGNAPDFSENIFSGFAAQLAEIGAIYPFDNFGTDFQKLIETRKMKNIMEKWKIKGKYYVFPIYSNPMIFWWRGDILKSLGYNEPPRTYGEIYELSKKFADGKKKFTMQVISGRNWWDRWFDFITYYYAATGGKTYINVEKRKVNFGDEAGKAIVQFIYTMFQNKWTAVELGTNPFYNGTILAKITGPWEVNWAKETFPKVVSNIWFSAPPVPDNYPKDKPVYTFADTKGLVIYSTCKDKKAAFEFISWVFSNVQNDVLWIEKTQMPPAREDLTTNPAFARFMNDKFFKAYASFVPFAVPPALIDKTIDIQQAMTTHLIEPLMYLKGNPEDILNKAVKEINRILF